Proteins from one Ictidomys tridecemlineatus isolate mIctTri1 chromosome 14, mIctTri1.hap1, whole genome shotgun sequence genomic window:
- the Nrg1 gene encoding pro-neuregulin-1, membrane-bound isoform isoform X25 produces the protein MQISKYIGIEDITATSTSTTGTSHLVKCAEKEKTFCVNGGECFMVKDLSNPSRYLCKCQPGFTGARCTENVPMKVQNQEKAEELYQKRVLTISGICIALLVVGIMCVVAYCKTKKQRKKLHDRLRQSLRSERNNMVNIANGPHHPNPPPENVQLVNQYVSKNVISSEHIVEREAETSFSTSHYTSTAHHSTTVTQTPSHSWSNGHTESILSESHSVIMTSSVENSRHSSPTGGPRGRLNGIGGPRECNSFLRHARETPDSYRDSPHSERHNLIAELRRNKAHRSKCMQIQLSATHLRSSSIPHLGFIL, from the exons CCACGTCTACATCTACCACCGGGACCAGCCATCTTGTAAAGTGTGCAGAGAAGGAGAAAACGTTTTGTGTGAATGGAGGCGAGTGCTTCATGGTGAAAGACCTTTCGAATCCCTCAAGATACTTGTGCAA GTGCCAACCTGGATTCACTGGAGCAAGATGTACTGAGAATGTGCCCATGAAAGTCCAAAACCAAGAAA AAGCGGAGGAGCTCTACCAGAAGAGAGTGCTGACCATAAGCGGCATCTGCATCGCCCTGCTGGTGGTCGGCATCATGTGTGTGGTGGCCTACTGCAAAACCAA GAAACAACGGAAAAAGCTTCATGACCGGCTTCGACAGAGTCTTCGTTCTGAAAGGAACAACATGGTGAACATAGCCAATGGGCCTCACCATCCTAATCCACCCCCGGAGAACGTGCAGCTGGTGAAT CAATACGTATCTAAAAACGTCATATCTAGCGAGCATATTGTTGAGAGAGAAGCTGAGACGTCTTTTTCCACTAGTCATTATACCTCGACGGCTCATCACTCCACAACTGTCACCCAGACTCCTAGCCACag CTGGAGCAACGGGCACACAGAAAGCATCCTGTCGGAAAGCCATTCTGTAATCATGACGTCGTCAGTAGAAAACAGTAGGCACAGCAGCCCAACGGGGGGCCCAAGAGGACGTCTTAATGGCATAGGAGGCCCTCGCGAGTGTAACAGCTTCCTCAGGCATGCCAGAGAAACCCCTGACTCCTACCGAGACTCTCCTCATAGCGAAAG acaTAACCTTATAGCTGAGCTAAGGAGAAACAAGGCACACAGATCCAAATGCATGCAGATCCAGCTATCAGCAACTCATCTTAGATCTTCTTCCATTCCCCATTTGGGCTTCATTCTCTAA
- the Nrg1 gene encoding pro-neuregulin-1, membrane-bound isoform isoform X23 — MASFYKHLGIEFMEAEELYQKRVLTISGICIALLVVGIMCVVAYCKTKKQRKKLHDRLRQSLRSERNNMVNIANGPHHPNPPPENVQLVNQYVSKNVISSEHIVEREAETSFSTSHYTSTAHHSTTVTQTPSHSWSNGHTESILSESHSVIMTSSVENSRHSSPTGGPRGRLNGIGGPRECNSFLRHARETPDSYRDSPHSERYVSAMTTPARMSPVDFHTPSSPKSPPSEMSPPASSMTVSMPSMAVSPFVEEERPLLLVTPPRLREKKYEHHAQQFNTFHHNPAHESNSLPPSPLRIVEDEEYETTQEYEPAQEPVKKLANSRRAKRTKPNGHIANRLEMDSNTSSENSNSESETEDERVGEDTPFLGIQNPLAASLEAAPAFRLADNRTNPAGRFSTQEELQARLSSVIANQDPIAV; from the exons ATGGCCAGCTTCTACA AGCATCTTGGGATTGAATTTATGG AAGCGGAGGAGCTCTACCAGAAGAGAGTGCTGACCATAAGCGGCATCTGCATCGCCCTGCTGGTGGTCGGCATCATGTGTGTGGTGGCCTACTGCAAAACCAA GAAACAACGGAAAAAGCTTCATGACCGGCTTCGACAGAGTCTTCGTTCTGAAAGGAACAACATGGTGAACATAGCCAATGGGCCTCACCATCCTAATCCACCCCCGGAGAACGTGCAGCTGGTGAAT CAATACGTATCTAAAAACGTCATATCTAGCGAGCATATTGTTGAGAGAGAAGCTGAGACGTCTTTTTCCACTAGTCATTATACCTCGACGGCTCATCACTCCACAACTGTCACCCAGACTCCTAGCCACag CTGGAGCAACGGGCACACAGAAAGCATCCTGTCGGAAAGCCATTCTGTAATCATGACGTCGTCAGTAGAAAACAGTAGGCACAGCAGCCCAACGGGGGGCCCAAGAGGACGTCTTAATGGCATAGGAGGCCCTCGCGAGTGTAACAGCTTCCTCAGGCATGCCAGAGAAACCCCTGACTCCTACCGAGACTCTCCTCATAGCGAAAG GTATGTATCAGCCATGACCACCCCGGCGCGTATGTCACCTGTAGATTTCCACACGCCAAGCTCCCCCAAATCGCCCCCTTCGGAAATGTCACCACCCGCATCCAGCATGACGGTGTCCATGCCCTCCATGGCAGTCAGCCCCTTCGTGGAAGAAGAGAGACCTCTGCTCCTTGTGACTCCACCCAGGCTGCGGGAGAAGAAGTATGAACACCACGCTCAGCAGTTCAACACCTTCCATCACAACCCTGCGCATGAGAGTAACAGCCTCCCCCCAAGCCCCTTGAGGATAGTGGAGGACGAGGAGTATGAAACGACCCAGGAGTATGAGCCAGCTCAAGAGCCTGTTAAGAAACTCGCCAATAGCCGGCGGGCCAAAAGAACCAAGCCCAATGGCCACATTGCCAACAGGTTGGAAATGGACAGCAACACAAGCTCTGAGAACAGTAACTCAGAGAGTGAAACAGAAGATGAAAGAGTAGGTGAAGATACACCTTTCCTGGGCATACAGAACCCCCTGGCAGCCAGTCTTGAGGCAGCACCTGCCTTCCGCCTGGCTGACAATAGGACTAACCCAGCAGGCCGCTTCTCGACGCAGGAAGAGTTACAGGCCAGGCTGTCTAGTGTAATTGCTAACCAAGACCCTATTGCTGTATAA
- the Nrg1 gene encoding pro-neuregulin-1, membrane-bound isoform isoform X24, protein MASFYKAEELYQKRVLTISGICIALLVVGIMCVVAYCKTKKQRKKLHDRLRQSLRSERNNMVNIANGPHHPNPPPENVQLVNQYVSKNVISSEHIVEREAETSFSTSHYTSTAHHSTTVTQTPSHSWSNGHTESILSESHSVIMTSSVENSRHSSPTGGPRGRLNGIGGPRECNSFLRHARETPDSYRDSPHSERYVSAMTTPARMSPVDFHTPSSPKSPPSEMSPPASSMTVSMPSMAVSPFVEEERPLLLVTPPRLREKKYEHHAQQFNTFHHNPAHESNSLPPSPLRIVEDEEYETTQEYEPAQEPVKKLANSRRAKRTKPNGHIANRLEMDSNTSSENSNSESETEDERVGEDTPFLGIQNPLAASLEAAPAFRLADNRTNPAGRFSTQEELQARLSSVIANQDPIAV, encoded by the exons ATGGCCAGCTTCTACA AAGCGGAGGAGCTCTACCAGAAGAGAGTGCTGACCATAAGCGGCATCTGCATCGCCCTGCTGGTGGTCGGCATCATGTGTGTGGTGGCCTACTGCAAAACCAA GAAACAACGGAAAAAGCTTCATGACCGGCTTCGACAGAGTCTTCGTTCTGAAAGGAACAACATGGTGAACATAGCCAATGGGCCTCACCATCCTAATCCACCCCCGGAGAACGTGCAGCTGGTGAAT CAATACGTATCTAAAAACGTCATATCTAGCGAGCATATTGTTGAGAGAGAAGCTGAGACGTCTTTTTCCACTAGTCATTATACCTCGACGGCTCATCACTCCACAACTGTCACCCAGACTCCTAGCCACag CTGGAGCAACGGGCACACAGAAAGCATCCTGTCGGAAAGCCATTCTGTAATCATGACGTCGTCAGTAGAAAACAGTAGGCACAGCAGCCCAACGGGGGGCCCAAGAGGACGTCTTAATGGCATAGGAGGCCCTCGCGAGTGTAACAGCTTCCTCAGGCATGCCAGAGAAACCCCTGACTCCTACCGAGACTCTCCTCATAGCGAAAG GTATGTATCAGCCATGACCACCCCGGCGCGTATGTCACCTGTAGATTTCCACACGCCAAGCTCCCCCAAATCGCCCCCTTCGGAAATGTCACCACCCGCATCCAGCATGACGGTGTCCATGCCCTCCATGGCAGTCAGCCCCTTCGTGGAAGAAGAGAGACCTCTGCTCCTTGTGACTCCACCCAGGCTGCGGGAGAAGAAGTATGAACACCACGCTCAGCAGTTCAACACCTTCCATCACAACCCTGCGCATGAGAGTAACAGCCTCCCCCCAAGCCCCTTGAGGATAGTGGAGGACGAGGAGTATGAAACGACCCAGGAGTATGAGCCAGCTCAAGAGCCTGTTAAGAAACTCGCCAATAGCCGGCGGGCCAAAAGAACCAAGCCCAATGGCCACATTGCCAACAGGTTGGAAATGGACAGCAACACAAGCTCTGAGAACAGTAACTCAGAGAGTGAAACAGAAGATGAAAGAGTAGGTGAAGATACACCTTTCCTGGGCATACAGAACCCCCTGGCAGCCAGTCTTGAGGCAGCACCTGCCTTCCGCCTGGCTGACAATAGGACTAACCCAGCAGGCCGCTTCTCGACGCAGGAAGAGTTACAGGCCAGGCTGTCTAGTGTAATTGCTAACCAAGACCCTATTGCTGTATAA
- the Nrg1 gene encoding pro-neuregulin-1, membrane-bound isoform isoform X22, with protein MVKDLSNPSRYLCKCPNEFTGDRCQNYVMASFYKHLGIEFMEAEELYQKRVLTISGICIALLVVGIMCVVAYCKTKKQRKKLHDRLRQSLRSERNNMVNIANGPHHPNPPPENVQLVNQYVSKNVISSEHIVEREAETSFSTSHYTSTAHHSTTVTQTPSHSWSNGHTESILSESHSVIMTSSVENSRHSSPTGGPRGRLNGIGGPRECNSFLRHARETPDSYRDSPHSERYVSAMTTPARMSPVDFHTPSSPKSPPSEMSPPASSMTVSMPSMAVSPFVEEERPLLLVTPPRLREKKYEHHAQQFNTFHHNPAHESNSLPPSPLRIVEDEEYETTQEYEPAQEPVKKLANSRRAKRTKPNGHIANRLEMDSNTSSENSNSESETEDERVGEDTPFLGIQNPLAASLEAAPAFRLADNRTNPAGRFSTQEELQARLSSVIANQDPIAV; from the exons ATGGTGAAAGACCTTTCGAATCCCTCAAGATACTTGTGCAA GTGCCCAAATGAGTTTACTGGTGATCGCTGCCAAAACTACGTAATGGCCAGCTTCTACA AGCATCTTGGGATTGAATTTATGG AAGCGGAGGAGCTCTACCAGAAGAGAGTGCTGACCATAAGCGGCATCTGCATCGCCCTGCTGGTGGTCGGCATCATGTGTGTGGTGGCCTACTGCAAAACCAA GAAACAACGGAAAAAGCTTCATGACCGGCTTCGACAGAGTCTTCGTTCTGAAAGGAACAACATGGTGAACATAGCCAATGGGCCTCACCATCCTAATCCACCCCCGGAGAACGTGCAGCTGGTGAAT CAATACGTATCTAAAAACGTCATATCTAGCGAGCATATTGTTGAGAGAGAAGCTGAGACGTCTTTTTCCACTAGTCATTATACCTCGACGGCTCATCACTCCACAACTGTCACCCAGACTCCTAGCCACag CTGGAGCAACGGGCACACAGAAAGCATCCTGTCGGAAAGCCATTCTGTAATCATGACGTCGTCAGTAGAAAACAGTAGGCACAGCAGCCCAACGGGGGGCCCAAGAGGACGTCTTAATGGCATAGGAGGCCCTCGCGAGTGTAACAGCTTCCTCAGGCATGCCAGAGAAACCCCTGACTCCTACCGAGACTCTCCTCATAGCGAAAG GTATGTATCAGCCATGACCACCCCGGCGCGTATGTCACCTGTAGATTTCCACACGCCAAGCTCCCCCAAATCGCCCCCTTCGGAAATGTCACCACCCGCATCCAGCATGACGGTGTCCATGCCCTCCATGGCAGTCAGCCCCTTCGTGGAAGAAGAGAGACCTCTGCTCCTTGTGACTCCACCCAGGCTGCGGGAGAAGAAGTATGAACACCACGCTCAGCAGTTCAACACCTTCCATCACAACCCTGCGCATGAGAGTAACAGCCTCCCCCCAAGCCCCTTGAGGATAGTGGAGGACGAGGAGTATGAAACGACCCAGGAGTATGAGCCAGCTCAAGAGCCTGTTAAGAAACTCGCCAATAGCCGGCGGGCCAAAAGAACCAAGCCCAATGGCCACATTGCCAACAGGTTGGAAATGGACAGCAACACAAGCTCTGAGAACAGTAACTCAGAGAGTGAAACAGAAGATGAAAGAGTAGGTGAAGATACACCTTTCCTGGGCATACAGAACCCCCTGGCAGCCAGTCTTGAGGCAGCACCTGCCTTCCGCCTGGCTGACAATAGGACTAACCCAGCAGGCCGCTTCTCGACGCAGGAAGAGTTACAGGCCAGGCTGTCTAGTGTAATTGCTAACCAAGACCCTATTGCTGTATAA
- the Nrg1 gene encoding pro-neuregulin-1, membrane-bound isoform isoform X18 — translation MQISKYIGIEDITATSTSTTGTSHLVKCAEKEKTFCVNGGECFMVKDLSNPSRYLCKCPNEFTGDRCQNYVMASFYKHLGIEFMEAEELYQKRVLTISGICIALLVVGIMCVVAYCKTKKQRKKLHDRLRQSLRSERNNMVNIANGPHHPNPPPENVQLVNQYVSKNVISSEHIVEREAETSFSTSHYTSTAHHSTTVTQTPSHSWSNGHTESILSESHSVIMTSSVENSRHSSPTGGPRGRLNGIGGPRECNSFLRHARETPDSYRDSPHSERYVSAMTTPARMSPVDFHTPSSPKSPPSEMSPPASSMTVSMPSMAVSPFVEEERPLLLVTPPRLREKKYEHHAQQFNTFHHNPAHESNSLPPSPLRIVEDEEYETTQEYEPAQEPVKKLANSRRAKRTKPNGHIANRLEMDSNTSSENSNSESETEDERVGEDTPFLGIQNPLAASLEAAPAFRLADNRTNPAGRFSTQEELQARLSSVIANQDPIAV, via the exons CCACGTCTACATCTACCACCGGGACCAGCCATCTTGTAAAGTGTGCAGAGAAGGAGAAAACGTTTTGTGTGAATGGAGGCGAGTGCTTCATGGTGAAAGACCTTTCGAATCCCTCAAGATACTTGTGCAA GTGCCCAAATGAGTTTACTGGTGATCGCTGCCAAAACTACGTAATGGCCAGCTTCTACA AGCATCTTGGGATTGAATTTATGG AAGCGGAGGAGCTCTACCAGAAGAGAGTGCTGACCATAAGCGGCATCTGCATCGCCCTGCTGGTGGTCGGCATCATGTGTGTGGTGGCCTACTGCAAAACCAA GAAACAACGGAAAAAGCTTCATGACCGGCTTCGACAGAGTCTTCGTTCTGAAAGGAACAACATGGTGAACATAGCCAATGGGCCTCACCATCCTAATCCACCCCCGGAGAACGTGCAGCTGGTGAAT CAATACGTATCTAAAAACGTCATATCTAGCGAGCATATTGTTGAGAGAGAAGCTGAGACGTCTTTTTCCACTAGTCATTATACCTCGACGGCTCATCACTCCACAACTGTCACCCAGACTCCTAGCCACag CTGGAGCAACGGGCACACAGAAAGCATCCTGTCGGAAAGCCATTCTGTAATCATGACGTCGTCAGTAGAAAACAGTAGGCACAGCAGCCCAACGGGGGGCCCAAGAGGACGTCTTAATGGCATAGGAGGCCCTCGCGAGTGTAACAGCTTCCTCAGGCATGCCAGAGAAACCCCTGACTCCTACCGAGACTCTCCTCATAGCGAAAG GTATGTATCAGCCATGACCACCCCGGCGCGTATGTCACCTGTAGATTTCCACACGCCAAGCTCCCCCAAATCGCCCCCTTCGGAAATGTCACCACCCGCATCCAGCATGACGGTGTCCATGCCCTCCATGGCAGTCAGCCCCTTCGTGGAAGAAGAGAGACCTCTGCTCCTTGTGACTCCACCCAGGCTGCGGGAGAAGAAGTATGAACACCACGCTCAGCAGTTCAACACCTTCCATCACAACCCTGCGCATGAGAGTAACAGCCTCCCCCCAAGCCCCTTGAGGATAGTGGAGGACGAGGAGTATGAAACGACCCAGGAGTATGAGCCAGCTCAAGAGCCTGTTAAGAAACTCGCCAATAGCCGGCGGGCCAAAAGAACCAAGCCCAATGGCCACATTGCCAACAGGTTGGAAATGGACAGCAACACAAGCTCTGAGAACAGTAACTCAGAGAGTGAAACAGAAGATGAAAGAGTAGGTGAAGATACACCTTTCCTGGGCATACAGAACCCCCTGGCAGCCAGTCTTGAGGCAGCACCTGCCTTCCGCCTGGCTGACAATAGGACTAACCCAGCAGGCCGCTTCTCGACGCAGGAAGAGTTACAGGCCAGGCTGTCTAGTGTAATTGCTAACCAAGACCCTATTGCTGTATAA
- the Nrg1 gene encoding pro-neuregulin-1, membrane-bound isoform isoform X20 encodes MQISKYIGIEDITATSTSTTGTSHLVKCAEKEKTFCVNGGECFMVKDLSNPSRYLCKCPNEFTGDRCQNYVMASFYKAEELYQKRVLTISGICIALLVVGIMCVVAYCKTKKQRKKLHDRLRQSLRSERNNMVNIANGPHHPNPPPENVQLVNQYVSKNVISSEHIVEREAETSFSTSHYTSTAHHSTTVTQTPSHSWSNGHTESILSESHSVIMTSSVENSRHSSPTGGPRGRLNGIGGPRECNSFLRHARETPDSYRDSPHSERYVSAMTTPARMSPVDFHTPSSPKSPPSEMSPPASSMTVSMPSMAVSPFVEEERPLLLVTPPRLREKKYEHHAQQFNTFHHNPAHESNSLPPSPLRIVEDEEYETTQEYEPAQEPVKKLANSRRAKRTKPNGHIANRLEMDSNTSSENSNSESETEDERVGEDTPFLGIQNPLAASLEAAPAFRLADNRTNPAGRFSTQEELQARLSSVIANQDPIAV; translated from the exons CCACGTCTACATCTACCACCGGGACCAGCCATCTTGTAAAGTGTGCAGAGAAGGAGAAAACGTTTTGTGTGAATGGAGGCGAGTGCTTCATGGTGAAAGACCTTTCGAATCCCTCAAGATACTTGTGCAA GTGCCCAAATGAGTTTACTGGTGATCGCTGCCAAAACTACGTAATGGCCAGCTTCTACA AAGCGGAGGAGCTCTACCAGAAGAGAGTGCTGACCATAAGCGGCATCTGCATCGCCCTGCTGGTGGTCGGCATCATGTGTGTGGTGGCCTACTGCAAAACCAA GAAACAACGGAAAAAGCTTCATGACCGGCTTCGACAGAGTCTTCGTTCTGAAAGGAACAACATGGTGAACATAGCCAATGGGCCTCACCATCCTAATCCACCCCCGGAGAACGTGCAGCTGGTGAAT CAATACGTATCTAAAAACGTCATATCTAGCGAGCATATTGTTGAGAGAGAAGCTGAGACGTCTTTTTCCACTAGTCATTATACCTCGACGGCTCATCACTCCACAACTGTCACCCAGACTCCTAGCCACag CTGGAGCAACGGGCACACAGAAAGCATCCTGTCGGAAAGCCATTCTGTAATCATGACGTCGTCAGTAGAAAACAGTAGGCACAGCAGCCCAACGGGGGGCCCAAGAGGACGTCTTAATGGCATAGGAGGCCCTCGCGAGTGTAACAGCTTCCTCAGGCATGCCAGAGAAACCCCTGACTCCTACCGAGACTCTCCTCATAGCGAAAG GTATGTATCAGCCATGACCACCCCGGCGCGTATGTCACCTGTAGATTTCCACACGCCAAGCTCCCCCAAATCGCCCCCTTCGGAAATGTCACCACCCGCATCCAGCATGACGGTGTCCATGCCCTCCATGGCAGTCAGCCCCTTCGTGGAAGAAGAGAGACCTCTGCTCCTTGTGACTCCACCCAGGCTGCGGGAGAAGAAGTATGAACACCACGCTCAGCAGTTCAACACCTTCCATCACAACCCTGCGCATGAGAGTAACAGCCTCCCCCCAAGCCCCTTGAGGATAGTGGAGGACGAGGAGTATGAAACGACCCAGGAGTATGAGCCAGCTCAAGAGCCTGTTAAGAAACTCGCCAATAGCCGGCGGGCCAAAAGAACCAAGCCCAATGGCCACATTGCCAACAGGTTGGAAATGGACAGCAACACAAGCTCTGAGAACAGTAACTCAGAGAGTGAAACAGAAGATGAAAGAGTAGGTGAAGATACACCTTTCCTGGGCATACAGAACCCCCTGGCAGCCAGTCTTGAGGCAGCACCTGCCTTCCGCCTGGCTGACAATAGGACTAACCCAGCAGGCCGCTTCTCGACGCAGGAAGAGTTACAGGCCAGGCTGTCTAGTGTAATTGCTAACCAAGACCCTATTGCTGTATAA